The Erythrobacter sp. JK5 genome includes a region encoding these proteins:
- a CDS encoding SLC13 family permease: MSILHEYSAPIGLALLIAVFVAFVRERHPPVVVAVVAGAAMLPLGFLSPGDLLGTFANSAPVTIAAMFILSGALMRTGALEEVTGWIVRRTTRAPRLATAEIGLGTVAASAFMNNTPVVIVMIPVVRKLARALNVAATRLLIPLSYLTILGGTLTLIGTSTNLLVDGVAQEAGQAPFGIFEITAVGMIALLAGLAILAVLGPILLPDRGPRAEDEQSESDVYLTHLILTARSRNVGRKLSETGLWRRPGVRILAVKRGSVMQRRQLGDHVLAAEDHLIVSASPDEIASLAEAPDFRTGLVGVGGGVSTARDARPSDLRMVEAVVCATHPVVGQRLAEIQLLSRLRVRVLGLSRPRHLAGPSLAQVRVRAGDRLLIAAGSDAAQALQGNMQLTHVGATKARSYRRHKAPVAIATLAGVVAGAAIFGFPIEAVAICGVAAVLLTRCIEPHDAWASLDANTLVLIFGMLAFGKGLENAGTVELVVSALAPMLGSSSPLVLILLVYSLTSILTEAVTNNAIAVIVTPLAIGLAESAGIDPRPLIVAVMFGASASFATPIGYQTNTLVYGAANYRFVDFVKIGVPMNMGVGIATSLAIWALFA, encoded by the coding sequence ATGTCGATTCTCCACGAATACTCGGCCCCGATCGGCCTCGCGCTGCTGATAGCGGTGTTCGTCGCCTTCGTGCGCGAACGCCATCCGCCGGTGGTGGTGGCCGTGGTCGCCGGTGCGGCCATGCTTCCGCTCGGTTTCCTGTCGCCCGGCGACCTGCTCGGCACGTTCGCGAATTCCGCACCCGTAACCATCGCCGCGATGTTCATTCTTTCGGGCGCGCTGATGCGAACCGGCGCGCTGGAGGAGGTGACGGGATGGATCGTGCGGCGAACCACCCGCGCGCCGCGGCTGGCGACGGCGGAAATCGGGCTGGGGACCGTGGCCGCGTCCGCGTTCATGAACAACACGCCGGTGGTGATCGTGATGATCCCGGTCGTGCGCAAGCTCGCCCGGGCCCTCAACGTCGCCGCAACCCGGCTGCTGATCCCGCTGTCCTACCTGACGATCCTCGGCGGTACGCTGACCCTGATCGGGACTTCGACCAACCTGCTGGTAGACGGGGTCGCGCAGGAGGCGGGACAGGCGCCGTTCGGCATTTTCGAGATTACCGCTGTCGGCATGATTGCCCTGCTCGCCGGGCTGGCGATCCTGGCAGTCCTCGGCCCGATCCTGCTGCCCGATCGCGGCCCGCGCGCCGAGGACGAACAGAGCGAAAGCGACGTCTACCTCACGCACCTGATCCTGACCGCGAGGAGCCGCAATGTCGGCAGGAAGCTCTCGGAAACGGGGCTCTGGCGGCGTCCCGGTGTGCGCATCCTGGCGGTGAAGCGCGGTTCTGTCATGCAGCGCAGGCAGCTGGGAGATCACGTGCTGGCGGCGGAGGATCACCTGATCGTCAGCGCCAGCCCCGACGAGATCGCCTCGCTCGCCGAAGCCCCCGATTTCCGCACCGGGCTGGTGGGAGTCGGCGGCGGCGTCTCGACGGCGCGCGACGCACGGCCGAGCGATCTGCGAATGGTCGAGGCGGTGGTCTGCGCGACGCATCCGGTGGTGGGCCAGCGGCTGGCGGAAATCCAGCTGCTGTCGCGCCTGCGGGTCCGCGTGCTCGGCCTGTCACGCCCGCGCCATCTCGCCGGGCCTTCGCTTGCCCAAGTGCGCGTGCGTGCCGGTGATCGCCTGCTGATCGCCGCCGGGTCCGACGCGGCTCAGGCGCTGCAGGGCAACATGCAGCTCACCCATGTCGGCGCGACCAAGGCGCGCTCCTACCGCCGGCACAAGGCTCCGGTGGCCATCGCCACTCTCGCCGGAGTCGTTGCCGGGGCCGCCATCTTCGGGTTTCCCATCGAAGCGGTCGCCATATGCGGAGTCGCCGCGGTGCTGCTCACCCGGTGCATCGAACCGCACGATGCCTGGGCCAGCCTCGATGCGAACACGCTGGTGCTGATTTTCGGGATGCTGGCTTTCGGCAAGGGGCTGGAAAACGCGGGCACCGTCGAACTGGTCGTGTCCGCGCTCGCGCCGATGCTCGGCTCCAGCTCCCCGCTCGTGCTGATCCTGCTGGTCTACAGCCTGACCAGCATCCTGACCGAAGCGGTGACCAACAACGCGATCGCCGTCATCGTGACGCCGCTGGCGATCGGCCTGGCCGAGAGCGCCGGGATCGATCCGCGCCCGCTCATCGTTGCGGTCATGTTCGGTGCCAGCGCCAGCTTCGCCACCCCGATCGGCTATCAGACCAACACGCTGGTCTACGGCGCGGCGAACTATCGCTTCGTCGATTTCGTCAAGATCGGGGTGCCGATGAACATGGGGGTCGGGATCGCGACCTCACTGGCGATCTGGGCATTGTTCGCCTGA
- a CDS encoding radical SAM protein, which produces MPPRSKRVWQVKVSTLCNLRCRYCYEWDRLADTARMGLPVWREVFEAIRDLRVDANPDEFDRIIWHGGEPTLLPPDYVLNVLALQRDVLGEAIGAGGARNAVQTNLFAWNETLDIFVSSGFEFSVSMDVVPGTRPTAGGKATEAATVQNLAQLVARGAKVGVILVLTRENRDHLAAAHDLVAGIGVDWLRIIPVFASESAAPVGNLILSPEETVEALLLLDGHRATTGQNIPVIPLDRARAAAERFRNGETATHTVPTRIIVQPDGRIGFEFGERLRLSDWPGENSLASAISQPRTNKRDDRTCRPCGFQATCNRRALEDWPDTKDEGPCPVEARLLAEMVS; this is translated from the coding sequence ATGCCCCCACGTTCGAAACGTGTTTGGCAGGTCAAGGTTTCAACTCTCTGCAATCTGCGCTGCCGCTATTGTTATGAGTGGGACCGGCTGGCCGACACAGCGCGCATGGGTCTGCCGGTCTGGCGCGAAGTGTTCGAAGCGATCCGCGACCTCCGCGTGGATGCGAACCCTGACGAGTTTGACCGGATCATCTGGCATGGCGGCGAACCGACCTTGCTGCCACCCGATTACGTTCTGAACGTTTTGGCCCTACAGCGCGACGTGCTGGGTGAAGCGATAGGAGCGGGCGGCGCACGCAACGCGGTGCAGACCAACCTTTTCGCTTGGAACGAAACGCTCGACATCTTCGTGTCGTCGGGGTTCGAATTCAGCGTGTCGATGGACGTCGTTCCTGGCACGCGGCCCACAGCCGGCGGAAAGGCTACCGAGGCGGCGACGGTCCAGAACTTGGCGCAGCTCGTTGCGCGCGGCGCCAAAGTGGGCGTGATTCTGGTGCTAACGCGCGAAAACCGCGATCACTTGGCAGCCGCTCACGACCTTGTCGCCGGGATAGGTGTCGACTGGCTGCGGATCATACCCGTCTTCGCGTCTGAAAGCGCCGCCCCGGTCGGAAACCTGATCCTGAGTCCGGAAGAGACGGTCGAGGCGCTGCTCTTGCTGGACGGCCATCGGGCGACAACCGGGCAGAATATCCCGGTAATCCCGCTGGATCGGGCAAGGGCCGCAGCAGAGCGTTTTCGGAATGGTGAGACGGCGACGCACACGGTTCCAACGCGGATCATCGTGCAGCCCGACGGCAGAATCGGATTTGAATTCGGCGAGCGACTGCGCCTGTCGGATTGGCCGGGCGAGAATTCGCTCGCTTCCGCCATATCGCAACCGCGGACGAATAAACGGGACGACCGCACCTGCCGTCCCTGCGGCTTTCAAGCGACCTGCAATCGAAGAGCATTGGAAGATTGGCCCGACACGAAAGACGAGGGGCCATGTCCGGTCGAGGCAAGGTTGCTGGCAGAAATGGTATCCTGA
- the ctrA gene encoding response regulator transcription factor CtrA: MRVLLIEDEPTTAKAIELMLTTEGFNVYSTDLGEEGLDLGKLYDYDIILLDLNLPDMHGYDVLKKLRVAKVQTPVLILSGIAEMDSKIRSFGFGADDYVTKPFHREELVARIHAVVRRSKGHSQSIIRTGKLAVNLDAKTVEVDNARVHLTGKEYAMLELLSLRKGTTLTKEMFLNHLYGGMDEPELKIIDVFICKLRKKLSHACGGENYIETVWGRGYVLRDPQDEAEAA; this comes from the coding sequence ATGCGAGTGCTGTTGATTGAGGATGAGCCGACAACGGCGAAAGCCATCGAGCTCATGCTCACGACCGAAGGGTTCAATGTCTACTCGACCGATCTCGGCGAGGAAGGCCTCGATCTGGGCAAGCTGTATGATTACGACATCATCCTGCTCGACCTGAACCTGCCGGACATGCACGGCTACGACGTGCTCAAGAAACTGCGCGTCGCCAAGGTGCAGACGCCGGTCCTGATCCTTTCCGGCATCGCCGAAATGGACTCCAAGATCCGCTCGTTCGGCTTCGGGGCCGACGATTACGTGACCAAGCCGTTCCACCGCGAAGAGCTGGTCGCCCGCATCCATGCCGTGGTGCGCCGTTCGAAGGGCCACAGCCAGTCGATCATCCGCACCGGCAAGCTTGCCGTGAACCTCGATGCCAAGACCGTCGAAGTCGACAATGCCCGCGTCCACCTCACCGGCAAGGAATACGCGATGCTCGAGCTGCTTTCGCTGCGCAAGGGCACCACGCTGACCAAGGAAATGTTCCTCAACCACCTGTATGGCGGGATGGACGAGCCGGAACTCAAGATCATCGACGTCTTCATCTGCAAGCTGCGCAAGAAGCTCAGCCATGCCTGCGGCGGCGAAAATTACATCGAAACCGTCTGGGGCCGCGGCTATGTGTTGCGCGATCCGCAGGACGAGGCCGAAGCCGCGTAA